From Streptomyces chrestomyceticus JCM 4735, one genomic window encodes:
- a CDS encoding TniB family NTP-binding protein — protein MAAYAPPTTREGWQQFVGTPPLQPPPDAGEDWSLEERLDYHSRFVVLTTPAMERISLSVRRLMLLNRRQQGTARRGLIVSGPPTTGKTTTLLEMGRTFELAEQRRHPGRADRLPVVFLAVPPASTPKMLVSEFARFLGIPIAVRMNQAQITDAVCHLLCQLGTALVLVDDVHLLDTRTRAGSETSDQMKHLGERIPATFVYAGVDVEASPLLNGPRGAQLAGRFTLVRNTALSRGTAEQRAIWLDLVTDMENALHLRHHTQGTLARHADYLHQRTGGVMGSLSHLIREAALTALLDGSEKITKRLLAGIQLDIRAEQQARPPRKRLPRPRNNGTGS, from the coding sequence ATGGCGGCCTATGCGCCACCGACCACGCGGGAGGGCTGGCAGCAGTTCGTCGGCACTCCCCCGCTGCAGCCCCCGCCAGACGCCGGCGAGGACTGGTCGCTTGAGGAACGCCTGGACTACCACTCCCGGTTTGTCGTCCTGACCACCCCGGCCATGGAACGCATCTCACTGTCGGTTCGGCGACTGATGCTCCTCAACCGCCGCCAGCAGGGCACCGCGCGCCGCGGACTGATCGTGTCCGGGCCACCCACCACCGGCAAGACCACCACCCTGCTGGAGATGGGCCGCACCTTCGAGCTCGCCGAGCAGCGCCGCCACCCCGGCCGCGCCGACCGGCTGCCCGTGGTGTTCCTGGCGGTGCCGCCCGCCTCCACTCCCAAGATGCTGGTATCGGAGTTCGCCCGGTTCCTCGGTATCCCCATCGCGGTCCGGATGAACCAGGCGCAGATCACCGACGCCGTCTGCCACCTTTTGTGCCAGCTGGGCACCGCGCTGGTCCTCGTCGACGACGTCCACCTGCTCGACACCCGCACCCGGGCCGGCTCGGAGACCTCCGACCAGATGAAGCACCTAGGCGAGAGGATTCCGGCGACCTTCGTCTACGCAGGCGTCGACGTCGAGGCATCCCCCCTGCTCAACGGGCCGCGCGGCGCACAGTTGGCAGGCCGCTTCACCCTGGTCCGCAACACCGCCCTGTCCCGCGGCACCGCCGAACAGCGCGCCATCTGGCTGGACCTGGTCACCGACATGGAAAACGCCCTGCACCTGCGCCACCACACCCAAGGCACTCTGGCCCGGCACGCCGACTACCTCCACCAGCGCACCGGCGGAGTCATGGGAAGCCTCTCCCACCTCATCCGTGAAGCCGCCCTCACCGCCCTCCTCGACGGCAGCGAAAAGATCACCAAACGGCTCCTGGCCGGCATCCAGCTCGACATCCGCGCGGAGCAGCAAGCCCGCCCGCCCCGAAAACGCCTCCCGCGCCCCCGCAACAACGGCACTGGATCCTGA